Proteins co-encoded in one Trueperella abortisuis genomic window:
- a CDS encoding SLATT domain-containing protein, translating into MMGIGGHRDCILSTELEVDSKGTRDDRHLAHQHAVSPGSRYTTLKDATIEHRIKVAQIVLSALSTAGLVGVFFTQHIWITSVTAVITFFLLVLNSYSFRLEIGAKAARHRKAGDQLWLLSRKYLSLLADFSDLDVAEARKRRDMLIAETAEVYCDTERTDDKSFYIAQERLNKAGLKVFTREELNRLLPEALRKHPSTWA; encoded by the coding sequence ATGATGGGGATCGGCGGTCATCGTGATTGTATCCTTTCGACAGAATTGGAAGTTGATTCGAAAGGTACCCGCGATGACCGCCACTTGGCACATCAGCACGCGGTCAGTCCCGGGTCCAGATACACCACACTAAAGGACGCAACCATCGAACACCGTATCAAAGTGGCCCAGATTGTGCTGTCCGCACTTTCAACCGCTGGACTGGTAGGGGTGTTCTTTACCCAGCATATTTGGATAACCTCCGTCACTGCGGTTATTACCTTCTTTCTGTTGGTTCTCAACTCGTACAGCTTCCGTCTCGAGATTGGAGCAAAGGCAGCACGACACCGTAAAGCCGGTGATCAACTGTGGCTTCTTAGCCGAAAGTACTTGTCCCTGCTGGCTGATTTCTCAGATCTTGACGTCGCTGAAGCTCGGAAGCGTCGTGACATGCTAATAGCAGAGACCGCTGAGGTCTACTGTGACACGGAACGCACGGACGATAAGAGTTTCTATATCGCTCAAGAGCGCTTGAACAAGGCCGGACTGAAGGTGTTCACGAGAGAAGAACTCAACAGATTATTACCGGAGGCACTTCGAAAACACCCTTCAACCTGGGCTTGA